A genome region from Streptomyces xanthophaeus includes the following:
- a CDS encoding ABC transporter substrate-binding protein, with protein sequence MPAAFTSTTTSRRQFLALLGISAAAVSCGTATARSGGSGAQVKTLKYQGSVGAVTLPELAADLGYLGDLKLEWVGNTISGPQDIQSAATGQTHFGGAFNGAIVKLASSKAPIKAVISYYGVDEYAYSGYYVLEDSPIRSARDLLGKKVGMNTLGAHSQAVLDIYLSRNGLAKADSSKVESLVVPPVNTDQVLRQKQIDVGVLGGILRDKAVAGGGIRPLFSDFDLLGKFSAGSYIMTERFIKENPDTVRTFVTGVAKAIEWARTTPREEVIARQTEIVKKRGRNEDTATLQYWRSYGVAETGGRIEDKEFQLWLDWLGERGEIKQGQLKPADLYTNEFNGFGKG encoded by the coding sequence ATGCCCGCAGCCTTCACCTCGACCACCACCTCCCGACGCCAGTTCCTCGCCCTGCTCGGCATCTCGGCGGCCGCGGTGAGCTGCGGCACGGCCACCGCGCGCAGCGGCGGTTCCGGCGCCCAGGTCAAGACCCTGAAGTACCAGGGCTCGGTCGGCGCCGTCACGCTCCCCGAACTCGCCGCCGACCTCGGATACCTGGGCGACCTCAAGCTGGAGTGGGTCGGCAACACCATCAGCGGCCCGCAGGACATCCAGTCCGCCGCCACCGGCCAGACCCACTTCGGCGGCGCCTTCAACGGCGCGATCGTCAAGCTCGCCTCCAGCAAGGCCCCCATCAAGGCCGTCATCTCCTACTACGGCGTCGACGAGTACGCGTACAGCGGCTACTACGTCCTGGAGGACAGCCCGATCCGCTCCGCCCGCGACCTCCTCGGCAAGAAGGTCGGCATGAACACCCTGGGCGCGCACTCCCAGGCCGTCCTCGACATCTACCTGAGCCGAAACGGCCTCGCCAAGGCCGACTCGTCCAAGGTCGAGTCCCTCGTCGTGCCGCCCGTCAACACCGACCAGGTGCTGCGCCAGAAGCAGATCGACGTGGGCGTGCTGGGCGGGATCCTGCGCGACAAGGCCGTGGCGGGCGGCGGGATCAGACCGCTGTTCAGCGACTTCGACCTGCTCGGCAAGTTCAGCGCCGGCTCCTACATCATGACCGAGCGGTTCATCAAGGAGAACCCGGACACCGTACGGACCTTCGTGACGGGCGTGGCCAAGGCCATCGAGTGGGCCCGCACCACCCCGCGCGAGGAGGTCATCGCGCGGCAGACCGAGATCGTCAAGAAGCGCGGCCGCAACGAGGACACCGCCACCCTCCAGTACTGGCGCTCGTACGGCGTCGCCGAGACGGGCGGCCGGATCGAGGACAAGGAGTTCCAGCTCTGGCTCGACTGGCTCGGCGAGCGCGGCGAGATCAAGCAGGGACAGCTCAAGCCCGCCGACCTCTACACCAACGAGTTCAACGGCTTCGGGAAGGGCTGA
- a CDS encoding ABC transporter ATP-binding protein — translation MAKIVFEEVTKTFPTKDKKNKEQFTALDGIDLEIEAGEFVVVVGPSGCGKSTLLDLLGGLTRPSSGRILLDGKPITGPGLDRGIVFQQYALLPWRTALGNVEFGLEATGVPRRERGARAREFLDLVGLTGFEDRHPHELSGGMRQRVAIARSLAYDPDVLLMDEPFAALDAQTRESLQDELRRIWQRTGKTVVFITHGIEEAVYLGQKVAVMTSRPGRVKEIVPVSFGDRGAGFQGEDLRSSPEFARYRHEIWTLLHDEVARAQQLEKEEATV, via the coding sequence ATGGCGAAGATCGTGTTCGAGGAAGTGACCAAGACCTTCCCCACCAAGGACAAGAAGAACAAGGAGCAGTTCACCGCACTCGACGGCATCGACCTGGAGATCGAGGCGGGGGAGTTCGTGGTGGTCGTGGGCCCCAGCGGCTGCGGCAAGTCCACCCTCCTGGACCTGCTCGGCGGGCTGACCCGGCCGTCGTCCGGGCGGATCCTGCTCGACGGGAAGCCGATCACCGGGCCGGGCCTGGACCGGGGCATCGTCTTCCAGCAGTACGCCCTGCTGCCCTGGCGGACGGCGCTCGGCAACGTGGAATTCGGCCTGGAGGCGACCGGCGTCCCGCGCCGCGAACGGGGGGCGAGGGCACGGGAGTTCCTGGACCTCGTCGGACTCACCGGCTTCGAGGACCGGCATCCGCACGAACTCTCCGGCGGCATGCGCCAGCGCGTCGCCATCGCCCGCTCGCTGGCGTACGACCCGGACGTGCTGCTCATGGACGAGCCGTTCGCCGCGCTCGACGCGCAGACCCGCGAGTCGCTCCAGGACGAGCTGCGGCGCATCTGGCAGCGCACCGGCAAGACCGTCGTGTTCATCACGCACGGCATCGAGGAGGCGGTCTACCTCGGCCAGAAGGTGGCCGTCATGACCTCCCGCCCGGGCCGCGTCAAGGAGATCGTCCCGGTCTCCTTCGGCGACCGCGGCGCCGGTTTCCAGGGTGAGGACCTGCGTTCCAGCCCCGAGTTCGCCCGCTATCGCCACGAGATCTGGACCCTGCTCCACGACGAGGTGGCCCGTGCTCAGCAACTGGAGAAGGAGGAGGCCACCGTATGA
- a CDS encoding ROK family protein has product MAGDSRAAANAATVLRTVLDHGPVARSAIAPLCGLSPAAVSRQTTGLLRGGLLRELPGPGGGVGRPRIPLDLHTGAVGGPVAAGLHIGVPHSTFSLVDLRGQLLARRAFPHKGLPPDGLSAAIASELRRFLGAYDSGRPLLGVGAALGGWVGPDEGTVVRHPALGWSRKPLAAELSAALGLPVWIDNHARAVARAEILFGRPEARRSLVHLFIGRVVDAAFGIEGTVHQGPGAAAGDVAHLPVPRSQAPCACGRTGCLEATASDTALGAEAVRRGIVPDPSVNLLVDAAATGDPRADRLLRERARAVGRAAALLLDVFNPAVMVVTELASVLDEGYLQEIRAAAMELSHVCDDPERIVVPHAGPAVLPEAAATVLLSRVFQDPFGMAREGEITPTGMVPPERAPLHSSHDGPA; this is encoded by the coding sequence ATGGCCGGTGACAGCCGCGCCGCAGCCAATGCCGCCACCGTGCTGCGGACGGTGCTCGACCACGGCCCGGTCGCGCGCAGCGCGATCGCCCCGCTGTGCGGGCTGAGTCCCGCAGCCGTGTCCCGGCAGACCACCGGGCTGCTCCGCGGCGGGCTGCTGCGCGAGCTGCCCGGGCCCGGCGGCGGGGTGGGGCGGCCGCGGATCCCGCTGGACCTGCACACCGGGGCCGTCGGCGGGCCGGTCGCCGCCGGGCTGCACATCGGGGTGCCGCATTCGACCTTCAGCCTCGTCGACCTCCGGGGGCAGCTGCTCGCCCGGCGGGCCTTCCCGCACAAGGGGCTCCCGCCGGACGGGCTGTCCGCCGCGATCGCCTCCGAACTGCGCCGCTTCCTCGGCGCGTACGACTCCGGGCGGCCGCTCCTCGGGGTCGGCGCGGCCCTGGGCGGATGGGTCGGCCCGGACGAGGGGACCGTCGTACGGCACCCCGCGCTGGGCTGGAGCCGCAAGCCGCTCGCCGCCGAGCTGTCGGCCGCGCTCGGGCTGCCGGTGTGGATCGACAACCACGCGCGGGCCGTCGCGCGGGCCGAGATCCTCTTCGGTCGGCCCGAGGCCCGCCGGAGCCTGGTGCATCTGTTCATCGGCCGGGTCGTCGACGCCGCCTTCGGCATCGAGGGGACCGTGCACCAGGGTCCGGGCGCGGCGGCCGGCGACGTGGCCCATCTGCCGGTGCCGCGCTCGCAGGCCCCGTGCGCGTGCGGGCGTACCGGCTGCCTGGAGGCGACGGCGTCCGACACCGCGCTGGGCGCCGAGGCCGTGCGCCGGGGCATCGTGCCGGACCCGTCCGTGAACCTGCTGGTGGACGCGGCCGCCACCGGCGATCCGCGCGCCGACCGGCTGCTGCGCGAGCGCGCCCGCGCGGTGGGCCGCGCGGCGGCTCTTCTGTTGGATGTCTTCAATCCGGCGGTCATGGTCGTGACCGAGCTGGCGAGCGTCCTCGACGAGGGATATCTGCAGGAGATCCGGGCCGCCGCGATGGAGCTCTCGCACGTCTGCGACGATCCGGAGCGGATCGTGGTACCGCACGCGGGTCCTGCCGTACTCCCGGAGGCGGCGGCAACCGTGCTGCTCAGCCGGGTGTTCCAGGACCCCTTCGGCATGGCCCGAGAGGGCGAGATCACACCCACCGGTATGGTGCCACCTGAGCGCGCTCCCCTACATTCGAGCCATGACGGTCCTGCCTGA
- the ssuE gene encoding NADPH-dependent FMN reductase, which yields MPNLLAITGSPSAQSRTAVVADHVLRRLSHSGFETAHLSVRELPAADLLAARRGEPEIRRALEAVAEADGLVIATPVYKASYTGLLKAFLDLLPQDGLDGKTVLPLATGGSLAHVLTIDYALRPVLAALGARHVTAGRFVLDSSVERGAGPDRLRPEAELDLYQAVDEFAAALRSAPATAVTAALTATP from the coding sequence GTGCCCAACCTGCTCGCCATCACCGGCAGCCCCTCCGCCCAGTCCCGTACCGCCGTCGTCGCCGATCACGTACTGCGTCGCCTGTCCCACTCCGGCTTCGAGACCGCGCACCTGTCCGTGCGCGAGCTCCCCGCGGCAGACCTCCTCGCCGCCCGCCGCGGCGAGCCCGAGATCCGCCGGGCGCTCGAAGCCGTCGCCGAGGCCGACGGCCTGGTCATCGCGACCCCGGTCTACAAGGCCTCCTACACCGGACTGCTCAAGGCCTTCCTCGACCTGCTCCCGCAGGACGGCCTCGACGGCAAGACGGTCCTGCCGCTCGCCACCGGCGGCAGCCTCGCCCACGTCCTGACCATCGACTACGCCCTGCGCCCCGTGCTCGCCGCCCTCGGCGCCCGGCACGTCACCGCCGGCCGGTTCGTCCTGGACTCCTCCGTCGAGCGCGGAGCGGGCCCCGACCGGCTGCGGCCCGAGGCCGAACTGGACCTCTACCAAGCCGTCGACGAGTTCGCCGCGGCCCTCCGCTCCGCGCCCGCCACCGCCGTCACCGCCGCCCTCACCGCCACCCCGTAA
- a CDS encoding methylmalonyl-CoA mutase family protein — protein MTVLPDDGLSLAAEFPDATHEQWQRLVEGVLRKSGKEVSGEAAEDALSTPIEDGLTTRPLYTAPPDGAAPDTGFPGFAPFVRGGRPEGTTANGWDVRQRLAGTDPVRVNEAALADLENGVTSLWLTVGQGGLPVEGLARALDGVYLDLAPITLDAGADYAEAARALLRLFTGSAVAPEAARASLGADPLGHEARTGEALDTAGAVELAREAAANWPGVRALTVDALPYHEAGGSAAEELGLSLATGVAYLRALTEAGLSTEEALGQLEFRYAATADQFLTIAKLRAARRLWARIAEASGAPEAGAQLQHAVTSPVMMTRRDPWVNMLRTTVACMAAGVGGADAVTVLPFDNELGLPDAFARRISRNTSTILLEESHLARVIDPAGGSYYVERLTDELAHAAWEFFQTVEKAGGQAAALRSGLVAERLAATWAARSKKLARRREPITGVSEFPLLSEKPVVREPAPAGPNGGLPRVRRDEAYEALRARSDAHLAATGARPRIFLAALGPAAAHTARATFASNLFQAGGIEPVHDPVSVDPATAAEAYAASGADGMAVLCSSDALYEEQAAAVSEALRAAGATTVFLAGRPGTAEASVDEYVFAGCDAVAVLSSVLDRMGVPA, from the coding sequence ATGACGGTCCTGCCTGACGACGGGCTCTCCCTGGCCGCCGAGTTCCCTGACGCGACGCATGAGCAGTGGCAGCGCCTTGTAGAAGGCGTACTGCGCAAGTCGGGCAAGGAAGTCTCCGGCGAGGCCGCAGAAGACGCGTTGTCCACCCCAATCGAGGACGGGCTCACCACGCGCCCGCTGTACACCGCGCCGCCCGACGGGGCGGCTCCCGACACCGGTTTCCCCGGCTTCGCCCCGTTCGTCCGCGGGGGCAGGCCGGAAGGCACCACCGCGAACGGCTGGGACGTGCGCCAGCGCCTCGCGGGCACAGATCCGGTACGCGTGAACGAGGCGGCCCTCGCCGATCTGGAGAACGGGGTCACCTCCCTCTGGCTCACCGTGGGCCAAGGCGGTCTCCCGGTCGAGGGCCTCGCCCGGGCGCTGGACGGGGTCTACCTGGACCTCGCCCCCATCACCCTGGACGCCGGAGCCGACTACGCGGAGGCCGCGCGCGCGTTGCTGCGCCTGTTCACCGGGAGCGCGGTGGCCCCCGAGGCCGCTCGGGCCTCGCTGGGCGCCGACCCGCTGGGCCACGAGGCCCGCACGGGTGAGGCACTGGACACGGCCGGCGCCGTGGAGCTGGCCCGGGAGGCCGCGGCCAACTGGCCCGGGGTGCGCGCCCTGACCGTGGACGCGCTGCCGTACCACGAGGCCGGCGGCAGCGCCGCCGAGGAGCTGGGCCTGTCCCTGGCCACCGGTGTCGCCTACCTGCGCGCCCTCACCGAGGCCGGGCTGAGCACCGAAGAGGCGCTCGGACAGCTGGAGTTCCGCTACGCCGCCACCGCGGACCAGTTCCTGACCATCGCCAAGCTGCGCGCCGCGCGCCGGCTGTGGGCCCGTATCGCCGAGGCCTCGGGGGCCCCGGAGGCGGGTGCCCAGCTCCAGCACGCGGTGACCTCGCCGGTGATGATGACCCGCCGCGATCCCTGGGTGAACATGCTGCGCACCACCGTGGCCTGCATGGCCGCGGGTGTGGGCGGCGCGGACGCGGTGACCGTGCTCCCCTTCGACAACGAGCTGGGTCTGCCGGACGCCTTCGCGCGCCGGATCTCCCGCAACACCTCCACCATCCTGCTGGAGGAGTCGCACCTGGCCCGGGTGATCGACCCGGCCGGCGGCTCCTACTACGTGGAGCGCCTGACCGACGAACTCGCCCACGCCGCCTGGGAGTTCTTCCAGACCGTGGAGAAGGCCGGCGGCCAGGCCGCCGCCCTGCGCTCCGGCCTGGTCGCCGAGCGGCTCGCCGCCACCTGGGCCGCGCGCTCCAAGAAGCTGGCCAGGCGCCGCGAACCCATCACCGGCGTCAGCGAGTTCCCGCTGCTCTCGGAGAAGCCGGTCGTCCGCGAGCCCGCGCCGGCCGGACCCAATGGCGGGCTGCCGCGCGTGCGGCGCGACGAGGCGTACGAGGCCCTGCGCGCCCGCAGTGACGCGCACCTGGCGGCGACCGGCGCCCGGCCGAGGATCTTCCTCGCCGCGCTGGGCCCGGCGGCCGCGCACACCGCGCGCGCCACCTTCGCCTCGAACCTGTTCCAGGCGGGCGGCATCGAACCCGTGCACGATCCGGTGTCGGTGGACCCGGCGACGGCCGCCGAGGCGTACGCCGCGAGCGGGGCGGACGGCATGGCCGTGCTCTGCTCCAGCGACGCGCTGTACGAGGAGCAGGCCGCGGCGGTGTCCGAGGCGCTGCGCGCGGCGGGCGCCACGACCGTCTTCCTCGCCGGCAGGCCGGGCACCGCTGAGGCTTCCGTGGACGAGTACGTCTTCGCCGGCTGTGACGCCGTCGCCGTGCTGTCCTCCGTACTCGACCGGATGGGAGTGCCCGCATGA
- the scpA gene encoding methylmalonyl-CoA mutase, whose translation MSIPDFSELALDPTAVAGVSEEQWRSAVKESTGTAAADLLWETPEGIGVKPLYTGRDLEGLDFLRTYPGVAPYLRGPYPTMYVNQPWTIRQYAGFSTAEESNAFYRRNLASGQKGLSVAFDLPTHRGYDSDHPRVTGDVGMAGVAIDSIYDMRQLFDGIPLDKMSVSMTMNGAVLPVLALYIVAAEEQGVSPDKLAGTIQNDILKEFMVRNTYIYPPKPSMRIISDIFAFTSQKMPRYNSISISGYHIQEAGATADLELAYTLADGVEYLRAGQAVGLDVDAFAPRLSFFWAIGMNFFMEVAKLRAARLLWARLVKQFDPKNAKSLSLRTHSQTSGWSLTAQDVFNNVTRTCIEAMAATQGHTQSLHTNALDEALALPTDFSARIARNTQLLLQQESGTCRSIDPWGGSAYVEKLTYDLARRAWQHIEEVEAAGGMAQAIDAGIPKLRVEEAAARTQARIDSGRQPVIGVNKYRVENDEAIDVLKVDNSSVRSQQIAKLRRLREERDEAVTQDTLRALTNAAERGDGNLLALAVDAARAKATVGEISDALEKVYGRHASQIRTISGVYRTEAGESPSVERTRALVDRFEEAEGRRPRILVAKMGQDGHDRGQKVIATAFADLGFDVDVGPLFQTPAEVARQAVEADVHVVGVSSLAAGHLTLVPALREQLAEEGREDIMIVVGGVIPPADVPTLLEMGATAVFPPGTVIPDAAHDLVTRLAADLGHEL comes from the coding sequence ATGAGCATCCCCGATTTCTCCGAGCTGGCGCTCGACCCCACCGCCGTCGCAGGGGTCTCCGAGGAGCAGTGGCGCTCCGCGGTGAAGGAGTCCACCGGCACCGCGGCAGCCGACCTGCTGTGGGAGACGCCCGAGGGCATCGGCGTCAAGCCGCTGTACACCGGGCGTGACCTGGAGGGCCTGGACTTCCTGCGGACGTACCCGGGCGTGGCCCCGTACCTGCGCGGCCCGTACCCGACGATGTACGTCAACCAGCCCTGGACGATCCGGCAGTACGCCGGCTTCTCCACGGCCGAGGAGTCGAACGCCTTCTACCGGCGCAACCTGGCGTCCGGCCAGAAGGGCCTGTCGGTGGCCTTCGACCTGCCGACGCACCGCGGCTACGACAGCGACCACCCCCGGGTGACGGGCGACGTCGGCATGGCGGGCGTGGCGATCGACTCGATCTACGACATGCGCCAGCTGTTCGACGGGATCCCGCTGGACAAGATGTCGGTGTCGATGACGATGAACGGCGCGGTGCTGCCGGTCCTCGCGCTCTACATCGTGGCGGCGGAGGAGCAGGGCGTCTCCCCCGACAAGCTCGCCGGGACCATCCAGAACGACATCCTCAAGGAGTTCATGGTCCGCAACACCTACATCTACCCGCCCAAGCCCTCGATGCGGATCATCTCCGACATCTTCGCGTTCACCTCGCAGAAGATGCCGCGGTACAACTCGATCTCCATCTCCGGCTACCACATCCAGGAGGCCGGGGCCACGGCCGACCTGGAGCTGGCGTACACCCTCGCCGACGGTGTGGAGTACCTGCGGGCGGGGCAGGCCGTCGGGCTGGACGTGGACGCGTTCGCGCCGCGGCTGTCGTTCTTCTGGGCGATCGGCATGAACTTCTTCATGGAGGTCGCGAAGCTGCGCGCCGCGCGCCTGCTGTGGGCGCGCCTGGTCAAGCAGTTCGACCCGAAGAACGCCAAGTCGCTTTCGCTGCGCACGCATTCGCAGACCTCGGGCTGGTCGCTGACCGCGCAGGACGTCTTCAACAACGTGACGCGCACCTGTATCGAGGCGATGGCGGCGACCCAGGGCCACACCCAGTCGCTGCACACCAACGCCCTGGACGAGGCCCTCGCGCTGCCGACGGACTTCTCGGCGCGCATCGCCCGCAACACCCAGCTGCTGCTGCAGCAGGAGTCGGGGACGTGCCGGTCGATCGACCCGTGGGGCGGCAGTGCGTACGTCGAGAAGCTGACGTACGACCTGGCCCGGCGGGCCTGGCAGCACATCGAGGAGGTCGAGGCGGCCGGCGGCATGGCGCAGGCCATCGACGCGGGCATCCCGAAGCTGCGCGTGGAGGAGGCCGCGGCCCGGACCCAGGCCCGCATCGACTCGGGCCGGCAGCCGGTGATCGGCGTCAACAAGTACCGCGTGGAGAACGACGAGGCGATCGACGTCCTGAAGGTCGACAACTCCTCGGTGCGCTCGCAGCAGATCGCCAAGCTGCGGCGGCTGCGCGAGGAGCGCGACGAGGCGGTCACGCAGGACACCCTGCGGGCGCTGACGAACGCGGCCGAGCGCGGCGACGGCAACCTGCTGGCCCTGGCGGTGGACGCGGCGCGCGCCAAGGCCACCGTCGGTGAGATCTCGGACGCACTGGAGAAGGTGTACGGGCGGCACGCGAGCCAGATCCGTACGATCTCGGGTGTGTACCGCACCGAGGCAGGCGAGTCCCCGTCCGTGGAGCGCACCCGTGCGCTCGTCGACCGGTTCGAGGAGGCGGAGGGCCGCCGTCCGCGCATCCTGGTCGCCAAGATGGGCCAGGACGGGCACGACCGCGGCCAGAAGGTGATCGCGACCGCCTTCGCCGACCTGGGCTTCGACGTGGACGTCGGCCCGCTCTTCCAGACCCCGGCGGAGGTGGCCCGCCAGGCCGTCGAGGCGGACGTCCACGTGGTGGGCGTGTCGTCGCTGGCGGCCGGCCACCTGACCCTCGTACCGGCGCTGCGCGAGCAGCTGGCGGAGGAGGGCCGCGAGGACATCATGATCGTCGTGGGTGGGGTGATCCCGCCGGCCGATGTCCCGACGCTGCTGGAGATGGGCGCGACGGCGGTCTTCCCGCCGGGCACGGTGATCCCGGACGCGGCCCACGACCTGGTGACGCGGCTGGCCGCGGACCTGGGCCACGAGCTGTAG
- a CDS encoding ABC transporter permease — protein sequence MTTNITTPATDAPAGQEAVREDTEQPEAPASTDRESRRTRPGVPALLARRLRSAGRPTTATASPRPAAPPAPAAPEAAAVPEVPAVVEASAAPAAPAAPAAPAVPEAPAGLAVPEGPAAPAALAAPAAPAAPEVHAAPAGLAAPAAPEVPAAPATPEAPAAPAVPEVPAAPAAPEVPAVVEASATPATPVAPAVPEGPADPAVPEASPAPETSAPSGTPAAPAVPDAPVTGPEAAPAARAGAGRSTGTGHAPSPVRKAAAALGRRLRAAALRSAALVALLALWETAPRLGLVDATFLPPVSEVAKAWWDLLGNGQLGQHTRASLARSFGGFGIAVVIAVPLGLLIGWYRPVAALLGPLLEVFRNTAALALLPVFVLLLGIGETSKVSIVVYACLWPVLLNTISAVGNADPTLVRLARSMDLSTPRLFQKVILPSSVPAIFTGIRLAGAVSILVLVAAEMIGAKAGLGYLINASQYNFAIPQMYAGIITISAVGVAFNQLLVTIERRLSTWRVPA from the coding sequence ATGACCACGAACATCACCACCCCCGCCACCGATGCCCCGGCCGGGCAGGAGGCGGTACGGGAGGACACGGAGCAGCCCGAGGCTCCCGCATCCACCGACCGGGAGTCCCGCCGGACGCGGCCGGGTGTCCCGGCGCTGCTGGCACGCCGCCTGCGCAGCGCCGGCCGGCCGACCACGGCAACGGCATCCCCCCGCCCGGCGGCCCCGCCGGCTCCGGCGGCCCCGGAGGCCGCTGCGGTCCCTGAGGTCCCTGCGGTCGTAGAGGCTTCTGCGGCTCCGGCGGCCCCTGCGGCTCCGGCGGCCCCTGCGGTCCCGGAGGCCCCTGCGGGCCTGGCGGTCCCGGAGGGGCCTGCGGCCCCTGCGGCCCTGGCGGCCCCTGCCGCCCCTGCGGCCCCGGAGGTCCACGCGGCCCCTGCGGGCCTGGCGGCCCCTGCGGCCCCGGAGGTCCCCGCGGCTCCGGCGACTCCTGAGGCCCCCGCGGCTCCGGCGGTCCCGGAGGTCCCCGCGGCTCCGGCGGCTCCTGAGGTCCCCGCGGTTGTGGAGGCTTCTGCGACTCCGGCGACTCCAGTGGCCCCTGCAGTTCCGGAGGGCCCCGCGGATCCCGCAGTCCCGGAGGCCTCCCCGGCTCCCGAAACTTCAGCGCCCTCCGGGACCCCGGCGGCTCCGGCGGTCCCGGACGCTCCCGTCACCGGACCTGAGGCCGCCCCGGCAGCCAGGGCCGGCGCCGGCCGGAGCACCGGCACCGGGCACGCCCCGTCCCCCGTCCGGAAGGCCGCCGCGGCGCTGGGCCGCCGGCTGCGCGCCGCCGCCCTCCGCTCGGCGGCCCTCGTCGCCCTGCTCGCCCTGTGGGAGACCGCCCCCCGCCTCGGCCTGGTCGACGCCACCTTCCTGCCGCCGGTCAGCGAGGTCGCCAAGGCCTGGTGGGACCTCCTGGGCAACGGCCAGCTCGGCCAGCACACCCGGGCCAGCCTCGCCCGCTCCTTCGGCGGCTTCGGCATCGCCGTCGTCATCGCGGTCCCGCTCGGCCTGCTCATCGGCTGGTACCGGCCGGTCGCCGCACTGCTGGGCCCGCTGCTGGAGGTGTTCCGCAACACCGCCGCACTGGCCCTGCTGCCCGTCTTCGTCCTGCTCCTCGGCATCGGCGAGACCTCGAAGGTCTCGATCGTCGTCTACGCCTGCCTCTGGCCGGTCCTGCTGAACACCATCAGTGCGGTGGGCAACGCCGACCCCACCCTGGTCAGACTGGCCCGCTCGATGGACCTGTCCACCCCGAGGCTCTTCCAGAAGGTGATCCTGCCGTCCTCCGTACCGGCCATCTTCACCGGCATCCGGCTGGCCGGCGCGGTCTCCATCCTCGTCCTGGTGGCCGCCGAGATGATCGGCGCCAAGGCGGGCCTCGGCTACCTGATCAACGCCTCGCAGTACAACTTCGCGATCCCGCAGATGTACGCCGGCATCATCACCATCTCCGCCGTCGGCGTGGCCTTCAACCAGCTGCTGGTCACGATCGAACGCCGCCTGAGCACCTGGCGCGTCCCCGCCTGA
- a CDS encoding TauD/TfdA dioxygenase family protein, translating into MATATTSTTVTRIGGRIGAEIGGVKLGGDLPDGTVAEIRAALLAHKVVFFRGQDHLDEAGHEAFAQLLGAPVAHPTVPSADGRYALGIDSHHGARANQWHTDVTFVPAYPAFSILRAVTIPPYGGNTLWANTATAYSNLPEPLRALADSLRAVHSNEYDYAALKPDALPEALAQYREVFTSTKFLTEHPVVRVHPETGERTLLLGNFVQRINGLTGRDSRALQDLFQAHIESPENTVRWQWRAGDVAIWDNRATQHYGVDDSDDHERTLRRVTVDGDVPVGPDGEPSRLISPEAVPDPSFGIASGASTSTSTSATTSAGSAAASA; encoded by the coding sequence ATGGCCACTGCCACCACCTCCACCACCGTCACCAGGATCGGCGGCCGCATCGGTGCCGAGATCGGCGGCGTCAAGCTCGGCGGCGACCTGCCCGACGGCACCGTCGCCGAGATCCGGGCCGCCCTCCTCGCCCACAAGGTCGTCTTCTTCCGCGGCCAGGACCACCTCGACGAGGCCGGTCACGAGGCCTTCGCCCAGCTGCTCGGCGCGCCCGTCGCGCACCCCACCGTCCCCTCCGCGGACGGCCGTTACGCCCTCGGCATCGACTCCCACCACGGCGCCCGCGCCAACCAGTGGCACACCGACGTCACCTTCGTCCCCGCCTACCCCGCCTTCTCCATCCTCCGCGCCGTCACCATCCCCCCGTACGGCGGCAACACCCTCTGGGCCAACACGGCCACCGCCTACAGCAACCTCCCCGAGCCGCTCCGCGCCCTCGCCGACAGCCTGCGCGCCGTCCACTCCAACGAGTACGACTACGCCGCGCTCAAGCCCGACGCCCTGCCCGAGGCGCTGGCCCAGTACCGCGAGGTGTTCACCTCCACCAAGTTCCTCACCGAGCACCCGGTGGTCCGCGTCCACCCCGAGACCGGCGAACGCACCCTGCTCCTCGGCAACTTCGTCCAGCGGATCAACGGCCTCACCGGCCGTGACTCCCGCGCCCTCCAGGACCTCTTCCAGGCGCACATCGAGAGTCCCGAGAACACCGTCCGCTGGCAGTGGCGGGCCGGGGACGTCGCGATCTGGGACAACCGCGCCACCCAGCACTACGGCGTGGACGACTCCGACGACCACGAGCGCACCCTGCGCCGCGTCACCGTCGACGGCGACGTCCCGGTCGGCCCCGACGGCGAGCCCTCCCGCCTGATCAGCCCGGAAGCCGTCCCGGACCCCTCCTTCGGCATCGCCTCCGGCGCCTCCACGTCCACGTCCACGTCCGCCACCACGTCCGCCGGTTCCGCCGCCGCCTCCGCCTGA